One window of Trichomycterus rosablanca isolate fTriRos1 chromosome 2, fTriRos1.hap1, whole genome shotgun sequence genomic DNA carries:
- the kat2b gene encoding histone acetyltransferase KAT2B isoform X2: MRTLAEEACKCNGWKSQNPPPTPPSPTPPRAHQANSVNLLEPCRSCSHPLGNHVTHLENISEEEMNRLLGIVLDVEYLYTCVHKEEDADTKQVYFSLFKLLRKCILQMGRPVVEASESPPFEKPSIEQGVNNFVQYKFSHLPSKERHTIVELAKMFLNQINYWQLETPSQRKQRVPTDDGYKVNYTRWLCYCNVPQFCDSLPRYEATQIFGRTLLRSVFTIMRKQLLEQARQEKDKLPPEKRTLILTHFPKFLSMLEEEVYSPNSPIWSEDFMVSLTGGQIPRVISAPQVSRPLYFTNNPSPVEATGGGQSPALKTASALEANTGGEKRKALEPLCNEDSKKARVIGDIPMELINEVMSTISDPASMLGPETSLLSAHSARDEAARIEERRGVIEFHVIGNSLNQKPNKKILMWLVGLQNVFSHQLPRMPKEYITRLVFDPKHKTLSLIKDGRVIGGICFRMFPSQGFTEIVFCAVTSNEQVKGYGTHLMNHLKEYHIKHEILNFLTYADEYAIGYFKKQGFSKDIKVPKSKYVGYIKDYEGATLMGCELNPSIPYTELSVIIKKQKEIIKKLIERKQAHIRKVYPGLSCFKEGVRQIPIESIPGIRETGWKPLAKSKEVKDPDQLYSTLKNILQQVKSHQNAWPFMEPVKKNEAPGYYQVIRFPMDLKTMSERLKSRYYTTKKLFMADMQRIFTNCREYNPPESEYYKCANLLEKYFYVKIKEAGLIDKFNLV; encoded by the exons GCTGAGGAGGCTTGTAAGTGTAATGGCTGGAAAAGCCAAAATCCACCTCCAACTCCACCCTCTCCAACCCCACCTAGGGCGCACCAGGCAAACTCTGTTAATCTACTTGAGCCTTGCAGGAGCTGCAGCCACCCGTTAG GAAATCATGTTACACATCTGGAGAACATATCAGAAGAGGAGATGAACAGGCTACTGGGTATTGTGCTGGATGTGGAGTACCTCTACACTTGCGTCCACAAAGAGGAGGACGCTGACACTAAGCAAGTTTACTTCTCCTTATTCAAG TTGCTGAGGAAATGCATCCTACAAATGGGGAGGCCAGTGGTGGAGGCATCGGAGAGCCCACCATTTGAGAAACCCAGCATTGAGCAG GGGGTAAATAACTTTGTGCAGTACAAGTTTAGCCATCTCCCTTCCAAAGAGCGACATACCATTGTGGAGCTGGCTAAGATGTTCCTTAACCAGATCAACTACTGGCAGCTGGAGACACCATCACAAAGAAAACAGCGGGTCCCTACTGATGATGGCTACAAAGTCAACTACACCAG gtgGCTATGCTACTGTAACGTACCACAGTTCTGCGACAGTCTGCCGCGGTACGAGGCCACACAGATTTTCGGCCGCACACTGCTGCGTTCTGTCTTCACCATCATGCGGAAACAACTGCTGGAGCAGGCCAGGCAGGAAAAAGATAAACTTCCTCCAGAAAAACGAACACTCATCCTCACACACTTCCCCAA gttcctGTCCATGTTGGAGGAGGAGGTATACAGTCCAAATTCTCCAATTTGGAGTGAAGACTTTATGGTTAGCTTAACTGGCGGACAGATCCCTAGAG TTATCAGTGCACCTCAGGTCTCCAGGCCACTCTATTTCACCAATAATCCTTCCCCTGTGGAGGCGACAGGAGGTGGTCAAAGTCCTGCACTTAAAACTGCATCAGCTCTGGAAGCCAATACAG gtggcGAAAAACGGAAGGCCTTAGAACCTTTGTGTAATGAAGACAGTAAGAAAGCACGGGTGATTGGTGACATTCCCATGGAGCTGATTAATGAGGTCATGTCCACTATCTCAGACCCTGCATCCATGCTCGGTCCAGAG ACAAGTCTTCTATCAGCTCATTCTGCACGAGATGAGGCTGCACGAATAGAGGAGCGGCGAGGAGTGATTGAGTTCCATGTCATTGGTAACTCTCTAAAccaaaaacccaacaagaagatCCTGATGTGGCTGGTTGGCCTTCAGAATGTCTTTTCCCATCAGCTACCCCGCATGCCCAAAGAATACATCACACGCCTTGTTTTTGATCC AAAGCACAAGACACTGTCTTTGATTAAGGATGGGCGTGTGATTGGAGGAATCTGCTTTAGGATGTTTCCTTCTCAAGGCTTCACAGAGATTGTTTTCTGTGCAGTAACCTCAAATGAACAGGTTAAG GGTTATGGAACTCACCTGATGAATCATCTAAAAGAGTATCACATCAAACACGAGATCCTCAACTTCCTGACATATGCTGATGAGTATGCTATTGGCTACTTCAAAAAACAG GGATTCTCTAAAGACATTAAGGTACCCAAATCCAAATATGTGGGCTATATAAAAGATTATGAAGGAGCCACGCTCATGGGCTGTGAACTTAATCCCAGCATACCATACACAGAGCTCTCTGTCATCATTAAGAAACAGAAAgag ATCATTAAGAAGCTGATAGAGAGGAAGCAGGCACATATACGTAAGGTGTATCCGGGTCTCTCCTGTTTTAAGGAGGGTGTTCGCCAGATTCCCATCGAAAGCATTCCAGGCATAC GTGAAACAGGCTGGAAACCTTTGGCAAAAAG CAAAGAGGTGAAAGATCCAGATCAGCTGTACAGCACCTTAAAGAACATTTTACAGCAAGTCAAG TCCCACCAGAATGCATGGCCTTTTATGGAACCTGTAAAGAAGAATGAAGCACCTGGTTATTACCAAGTCATTCGCTTTCCTATGG ACTTAAAGACCATGAGTGAACGCCTGAAGAGTCGTTATTACACCACAAAGAAGCTGTTCATGGCAGATATGCAGCGGATTTTTACTAACTGTCGAGAGTACAACCCTCCTGAAAGCGAGTACTACAAGTGCGCCAACCTGCTGGAAAAGTACTTCTATGTTAAAATCAAAGAGGCTGGTCTTATAGACAAGTTTAATTTAGTTTAA
- the kat2b gene encoding histone acetyltransferase KAT2B isoform X1, producing the protein MRFINSAPASAMADNPAGNAHSSAASKAQLRASPRLKKLEKLAVYSSCKAEEACKCNGWKSQNPPPTPPSPTPPRAHQANSVNLLEPCRSCSHPLGNHVTHLENISEEEMNRLLGIVLDVEYLYTCVHKEEDADTKQVYFSLFKLLRKCILQMGRPVVEASESPPFEKPSIEQGVNNFVQYKFSHLPSKERHTIVELAKMFLNQINYWQLETPSQRKQRVPTDDGYKVNYTRWLCYCNVPQFCDSLPRYEATQIFGRTLLRSVFTIMRKQLLEQARQEKDKLPPEKRTLILTHFPKFLSMLEEEVYSPNSPIWSEDFMVSLTGGQIPRVISAPQVSRPLYFTNNPSPVEATGGGQSPALKTASALEANTGGEKRKALEPLCNEDSKKARVIGDIPMELINEVMSTISDPASMLGPETSLLSAHSARDEAARIEERRGVIEFHVIGNSLNQKPNKKILMWLVGLQNVFSHQLPRMPKEYITRLVFDPKHKTLSLIKDGRVIGGICFRMFPSQGFTEIVFCAVTSNEQVKGYGTHLMNHLKEYHIKHEILNFLTYADEYAIGYFKKQGFSKDIKVPKSKYVGYIKDYEGATLMGCELNPSIPYTELSVIIKKQKEIIKKLIERKQAHIRKVYPGLSCFKEGVRQIPIESIPGIRETGWKPLAKSKEVKDPDQLYSTLKNILQQVKSHQNAWPFMEPVKKNEAPGYYQVIRFPMDLKTMSERLKSRYYTTKKLFMADMQRIFTNCREYNPPESEYYKCANLLEKYFYVKIKEAGLIDKFNLV; encoded by the exons GCTGAGGAGGCTTGTAAGTGTAATGGCTGGAAAAGCCAAAATCCACCTCCAACTCCACCCTCTCCAACCCCACCTAGGGCGCACCAGGCAAACTCTGTTAATCTACTTGAGCCTTGCAGGAGCTGCAGCCACCCGTTAG GAAATCATGTTACACATCTGGAGAACATATCAGAAGAGGAGATGAACAGGCTACTGGGTATTGTGCTGGATGTGGAGTACCTCTACACTTGCGTCCACAAAGAGGAGGACGCTGACACTAAGCAAGTTTACTTCTCCTTATTCAAG TTGCTGAGGAAATGCATCCTACAAATGGGGAGGCCAGTGGTGGAGGCATCGGAGAGCCCACCATTTGAGAAACCCAGCATTGAGCAG GGGGTAAATAACTTTGTGCAGTACAAGTTTAGCCATCTCCCTTCCAAAGAGCGACATACCATTGTGGAGCTGGCTAAGATGTTCCTTAACCAGATCAACTACTGGCAGCTGGAGACACCATCACAAAGAAAACAGCGGGTCCCTACTGATGATGGCTACAAAGTCAACTACACCAG gtgGCTATGCTACTGTAACGTACCACAGTTCTGCGACAGTCTGCCGCGGTACGAGGCCACACAGATTTTCGGCCGCACACTGCTGCGTTCTGTCTTCACCATCATGCGGAAACAACTGCTGGAGCAGGCCAGGCAGGAAAAAGATAAACTTCCTCCAGAAAAACGAACACTCATCCTCACACACTTCCCCAA gttcctGTCCATGTTGGAGGAGGAGGTATACAGTCCAAATTCTCCAATTTGGAGTGAAGACTTTATGGTTAGCTTAACTGGCGGACAGATCCCTAGAG TTATCAGTGCACCTCAGGTCTCCAGGCCACTCTATTTCACCAATAATCCTTCCCCTGTGGAGGCGACAGGAGGTGGTCAAAGTCCTGCACTTAAAACTGCATCAGCTCTGGAAGCCAATACAG gtggcGAAAAACGGAAGGCCTTAGAACCTTTGTGTAATGAAGACAGTAAGAAAGCACGGGTGATTGGTGACATTCCCATGGAGCTGATTAATGAGGTCATGTCCACTATCTCAGACCCTGCATCCATGCTCGGTCCAGAG ACAAGTCTTCTATCAGCTCATTCTGCACGAGATGAGGCTGCACGAATAGAGGAGCGGCGAGGAGTGATTGAGTTCCATGTCATTGGTAACTCTCTAAAccaaaaacccaacaagaagatCCTGATGTGGCTGGTTGGCCTTCAGAATGTCTTTTCCCATCAGCTACCCCGCATGCCCAAAGAATACATCACACGCCTTGTTTTTGATCC AAAGCACAAGACACTGTCTTTGATTAAGGATGGGCGTGTGATTGGAGGAATCTGCTTTAGGATGTTTCCTTCTCAAGGCTTCACAGAGATTGTTTTCTGTGCAGTAACCTCAAATGAACAGGTTAAG GGTTATGGAACTCACCTGATGAATCATCTAAAAGAGTATCACATCAAACACGAGATCCTCAACTTCCTGACATATGCTGATGAGTATGCTATTGGCTACTTCAAAAAACAG GGATTCTCTAAAGACATTAAGGTACCCAAATCCAAATATGTGGGCTATATAAAAGATTATGAAGGAGCCACGCTCATGGGCTGTGAACTTAATCCCAGCATACCATACACAGAGCTCTCTGTCATCATTAAGAAACAGAAAgag ATCATTAAGAAGCTGATAGAGAGGAAGCAGGCACATATACGTAAGGTGTATCCGGGTCTCTCCTGTTTTAAGGAGGGTGTTCGCCAGATTCCCATCGAAAGCATTCCAGGCATAC GTGAAACAGGCTGGAAACCTTTGGCAAAAAG CAAAGAGGTGAAAGATCCAGATCAGCTGTACAGCACCTTAAAGAACATTTTACAGCAAGTCAAG TCCCACCAGAATGCATGGCCTTTTATGGAACCTGTAAAGAAGAATGAAGCACCTGGTTATTACCAAGTCATTCGCTTTCCTATGG ACTTAAAGACCATGAGTGAACGCCTGAAGAGTCGTTATTACACCACAAAGAAGCTGTTCATGGCAGATATGCAGCGGATTTTTACTAACTGTCGAGAGTACAACCCTCCTGAAAGCGAGTACTACAAGTGCGCCAACCTGCTGGAAAAGTACTTCTATGTTAAAATCAAAGAGGCTGGTCTTATAGACAAGTTTAATTTAGTTTAA